In Trichocoleus desertorum NBK24, the following are encoded in one genomic region:
- a CDS encoding DUF6679 family protein, which translates to MRDKLRELIGQPNVWLCLGGTNTWIKNVQILDVTNKTVTFRYEDETDREKRLWEKTTRIKNITEVEVKLVAYPKDSQRVAHIRGKLSNLLEQEIEQE; encoded by the coding sequence ATGAGAGACAAGCTTAGAGAGCTTATTGGGCAGCCAAACGTTTGGCTCTGTCTCGGCGGTACGAATACTTGGATCAAAAACGTCCAAATTCTTGATGTGACGAATAAAACAGTGACGTTCCGATATGAGGACGAAACTGACAGGGAAAAGAGACTTTGGGAAAAGACAACTCGAATCAAAAATATTACTGAAGTAGAAGTCAAACTTGTGGCGTATCCCAAAGACAGCCAAAGAGTGGCTCATATCAGAGGTAAGCTCTCCAATCTCTTAGAGCAAGAGATAGAGCAGGAATAA
- the typA gene encoding translational GTPase TypA has translation MSLPIRNVAIIAHVDHGKTTLVDALLKQAGTFREGEEVPDCVMDSNDLERERGITILSKNTAVRYKETLINIVDTPGHADFGGEVERVLGMVDGCLLIVDANEGPMPQTRFVLKKALEKGLRPIVLVNKIDRPRADPHTAVDKVLDLFLELGADDDQCDFPYLFASGLEGYAKETLEEQGVDMQPLFNAFLRHVPPPVGDPSKSLQLQVTTLDYSEYVGRIVIGKIHNGTIRVGQQAALVTETGEIVKSKISKLMGFDGLKRVDIAEATAGNLVAVAGFANANIGETITCPNEPQALPLIKVDEPTLQMTFSVNDSPFAGQEGSFVTSRQVRDRLMRELETNVALRVEETESPDRFLVSGRGELHLGILIETMRREGYEFQVSQPQVIYREVSGQPCEPFENLVLDVPEEAVGSCIERLGQRRAEMQNMMVSPNGRTQLEFVVPARGLVGFRGEFMRLTRGEGIMNHSFLDYRPLGGDIEARRNGVLIAFEEGTATFYAMKNAEDRGAFFITPGTKVYKGMIVGEHNRQQDLELNICKSKQLTNHRASGGEELVQLQAPIDMSLERALEYIGPDELVEVTPQSIRLRKVTKKLAKR, from the coding sequence ATGTCTCTCCCCATCCGCAATGTCGCCATCATTGCCCACGTTGACCACGGCAAAACTACTCTTGTCGATGCACTGCTCAAACAAGCTGGCACATTCCGTGAAGGAGAAGAGGTTCCGGATTGCGTCATGGACTCCAACGACTTGGAGCGAGAGCGCGGCATTACTATTTTGTCGAAGAACACAGCGGTTCGCTACAAAGAAACCCTAATTAATATTGTTGACACCCCTGGTCACGCCGACTTCGGAGGCGAAGTCGAGCGAGTTCTGGGTATGGTGGATGGCTGTCTGCTGATTGTAGACGCCAACGAAGGCCCCATGCCGCAAACTCGTTTCGTACTAAAGAAAGCCTTGGAAAAGGGTTTACGTCCCATTGTCTTGGTCAACAAAATCGACCGTCCTCGTGCTGACCCCCACACCGCAGTTGATAAAGTTTTGGATCTGTTCCTAGAACTCGGTGCAGATGATGATCAGTGCGATTTCCCTTACCTCTTTGCTTCGGGTCTGGAAGGCTACGCCAAAGAAACTCTAGAAGAACAAGGCGTAGATATGCAGCCTCTCTTCAATGCCTTCCTACGTCACGTTCCCCCACCTGTGGGCGATCCTAGCAAGTCATTGCAACTGCAAGTCACCACGCTGGACTACTCTGAGTACGTAGGTCGGATTGTGATTGGCAAAATTCACAACGGTACGATTCGCGTTGGGCAGCAAGCAGCATTGGTCACTGAAACGGGTGAAATCGTTAAATCCAAGATCAGCAAGCTGATGGGCTTTGATGGCCTAAAGCGAGTTGATATTGCAGAAGCGACCGCAGGTAACCTTGTAGCAGTTGCTGGCTTTGCCAATGCCAACATTGGTGAAACCATTACTTGCCCTAACGAGCCTCAAGCGCTGCCTCTGATCAAGGTAGACGAACCAACCTTACAGATGACTTTCTCGGTAAACGACTCGCCGTTTGCGGGCCAAGAAGGTAGTTTCGTCACCTCTCGTCAGGTGCGCGATCGCTTGATGCGAGAACTAGAAACCAACGTAGCTCTACGAGTTGAAGAAACGGAATCTCCCGATCGCTTCCTGGTTTCGGGTCGGGGTGAATTACACCTCGGCATCTTGATCGAAACCATGCGCCGGGAAGGCTATGAGTTCCAAGTATCTCAGCCACAAGTTATTTATCGCGAAGTCAGCGGCCAACCCTGCGAGCCATTTGAGAATTTGGTTCTCGATGTGCCCGAAGAAGCAGTCGGTAGCTGTATCGAGCGATTGGGTCAGCGGCGGGCTGAAATGCAAAACATGATGGTCAGCCCCAACGGTCGGACTCAGTTGGAATTCGTCGTTCCTGCTCGTGGTCTGGTGGGCTTCCGGGGTGAGTTCATGCGGCTAACTCGTGGCGAAGGCATCATGAACCATAGCTTCCTCGATTACCGTCCTTTGGGTGGTGACATTGAGGCCCGCCGCAATGGTGTGCTGATTGCGTTTGAAGAAGGAACCGCTACCTTCTACGCCATGAAAAACGCTGAAGATCGGGGTGCATTCTTCATCACGCCAGGTACCAAGGTGTACAAGGGCATGATTGTGGGTGAGCACAACCGCCAGCAAGACCTAGAACTCAATATCTGTAAAAGCAAGCAGTTGACCAACCACCGAGCTTCTGGGGGTGAGGAACTAGTACAATTGCAAGCTCCGATTGATATGAGCCTAGAGCGGGCGTTGGAGTATATCGGTCCCGATGAGTTGGTGGAAGTTACCCCCCAATCCATTCGTCTCCGCAAAGTCACCAAGAAGCTAGCTAAGCGTTAA